The following is a genomic window from Plasmodium berghei ANKA genome assembly, chromosome: 9.
tatatattatatttttaatattataatacctattttttttttttttttttaactccCAACAtgtttgttaaaaaatagtagattaatttaaaattatattctgttattatattatatatatatatatacatttgtaggaacatataatatattgatgattaagtattttttcttttgcTTTAATTTACgacaaatattataatttaaaattaaaaaaaaatgagttTGGATTTCTGTTCTCAGCACCTTCTTGCTTATGATAATTCCCTGATAACATCTGAAAAtgagtaataaaaaaagtgaaaaagtttaaaataaatgaaaaatgaaaaatgaaaaaccGTATTCTGTccatatttaatatataatatcttAAGAGTTTAACTAAAAGTGTTACATATCCATgataaatgtaaatatcTACATGTTTATgcattttgtttatttctttcattttttcccatttttattgtttataatttgattaGGATAAAAAGCAAAACCGAAGAAAATTTCGCATTagttttgaaaaaaataaatgaattaacAAATCAGAGAAATGATGAAGGTGAATTGTTTTATAATCTAACCCAAGATAATGTATTTAATTTGCCACGATATTCGAAATTTCCTGAAGCTAAAAAGCCAACAAAATGGGAACTATtttctcaaaaaaaattaaaaaaaaaaaaaaataaacatggTTTAATATATGACGAAAATAGTAAGGGTTGGGTAAGAAGgtttcaaaaaaaacaaataaaaataaacaaagaAAAATCCGATTTTGTTCATGAATATAAAccaaatgataatatttatgacGATCcatttgaaaaaatggaggaagaaaaagatattaaaaaaatgaaacaaaaaatgagagaaatgaaaaataaattcgaACAACAAGGTATTTCATCACAAGAcatcaaatatatacagAAGCAAAAAAGGAAACGGGAAAATCTGATTGATAATCTTAAAATGTAAGGCAAAAAGCgcatatacaaatttttgatttttttcattttgtatttctatttttttcattttgtatttCTCATTCAATTCAGGGCCCAAATTTCATCTTCCACATTCGGGCGATATGAcaaaaaactaaaaaaagaaaaaaaacttaaagtaaaaaacagtaaaataataaatcagAAATGTGAAAAACGTTTACTaaaagatgaaataaatcagaataataaattagcagaaattgttttaaaatcTCTTTAGAGTATGATATAGTGTAACATAATTGAGtcttaaatatatatacccctttttaagtttttgttttatttattttttagacATCATCATTTatcttttcattttgtaatatacacatatattatgcataattttgatttttttgttttcatttgtttttataataaaaaaatatatgtttgtaTAGACAAATGCTATATAATTGGTTAAAGTAAAatcaataatttatttaattaacctgattaatatatcattttaattttaaactttattttaatcgaaaattttcttaattatatttgttttatataaatataaaaaaataaaatatttaattatggttattattttccaaGGGTGAATTGCTTTTATGACTTTTTtcatatgtattattaattcgtgaagtttttatttaaatttactaatttattaatttttttttgcttattttttttttaaacaatctattattttatggCTACACATGAGTCAGTTGTAACTCTGGAAGAATTTTAGACGAGCATAGAACTTATTATTAACATCaaaaaatcataataaatttacaaatttattatggAATAGcttatttaataatgttagttatatatgtatacacatatattaatttgcATAACaattatacataatatagGTCTTAATTaaggaatatatatatttttattcatcgtt
Proteins encoded in this region:
- a CDS encoding ribosome biogenesis regulatory protein, putative, which codes for MSLDFCSQHLLAYDNSLITSENEIKSKTEENFALVLKKINELTNQRNDEGELFYNLTQDNVFNLPRYSKFPEAKKPTKWELFSQKKLKKKKNKHGLIYDENSKGWVRRFQKKQIKINKEKSDFVHEYKPNDNIYDDPFEKMEEEKDIKKMKQKMREMKNKFEQQGISSQDIKYIQKQKRKRENLIDNLKMAQISSSTFGRYDKKLKKEKKLKVKNSKIINQKCEKRLLKDEINQNNKLAEIVLKSL